One Micromonospora sp. FIMYZ51 genomic window carries:
- a CDS encoding peptidoglycan DD-metalloendopeptidase family protein: MIGRRPAYAVLLLVPLLAAAGCAAGSESTWAEPTPAASPTVPSTTSAAPAATGTGPTSPGPDAADQPTPSATATRTGLPHVFPVRAKKVAYHPTHSAYPGTDIFADCGEPFVAVTDGTIGEVSRRDRYDKQGPQGPYNGGLSVSVLGDDGVRYYGSHLTEVADGIEPGTRVRAGQQLGTVGRTGNANNVCHLHFGISPPCLGEDGWWIRRGVVWPAPYLDSWRKGGNREPAAKVAAWHRKHGCPQRPPAR, translated from the coding sequence ATGATCGGACGCCGCCCCGCCTATGCGGTGCTGCTGCTCGTACCGCTGCTCGCTGCCGCCGGCTGTGCCGCCGGCAGCGAATCGACCTGGGCCGAGCCGACCCCCGCCGCCAGCCCGACCGTCCCCAGCACGACAAGTGCCGCCCCGGCCGCCACCGGCACCGGCCCGACCAGCCCGGGGCCGGACGCCGCCGACCAGCCGACACCGTCCGCCACCGCGACCCGCACCGGGCTGCCGCACGTCTTTCCGGTACGCGCGAAGAAGGTGGCCTATCACCCGACCCACTCCGCGTACCCGGGGACGGACATTTTCGCCGACTGCGGTGAGCCGTTCGTCGCGGTCACCGACGGCACGATCGGCGAGGTCAGCCGCCGTGACCGGTACGACAAGCAGGGTCCGCAGGGCCCGTACAACGGCGGCCTGTCGGTGTCGGTCCTCGGTGACGACGGCGTGCGTTACTACGGCTCGCACCTGACCGAGGTCGCCGACGGCATCGAACCCGGGACGCGGGTGCGGGCCGGTCAACAGCTCGGCACCGTGGGCCGGACCGGCAACGCCAACAACGTCTGTCACCTGCACTTCGGCATTTCCCCGCCCTGCCTGGGCGAGGACGGCTGGTGGATCCGCCGGGGCGTGGTCTGGCCGGCGCCGTACCTCGACTCCTGGCGCAAGGGCGGCAACCGCGAGCCGGCCGCCAAGGTGGCCGCCTGGCACCGCAAGCACGGCTGTCCGCAGCGGCCTCCGGCGCGCTGA
- a CDS encoding glycosyl hydrolase: MRPPVPHRTHHRLLAATATAALVLGGGLAVTITSAAQAAPVGAGSYTTTPVGPLPGGCGNIATNPRQFATAAAPPGPVPTNDWWSSLLWKRLNCSFSEPLHAHPVAYQPVTDGLGFSATSTATITGTATGVGEFKYPYVEDIRVGVAGLAAPNVLVDDWTDWTVTPYWSDGSRSLRATIGHGLPFTYFRTTGGDALINVTGGSPTVWSNSGTTVGFTVRGHDYVAYAPTGATWTVNGGRISSTLAGRGYFSVALLPATADASARSQLANTYRTYAHAHVTGTRVAYSYNQSTSRVETRYAFTTTPREGTETRTVVSLYPHQWKSLTGATPIAQTYPSARGRMKVLTGVAEFRTSMRFHGVLPEVPAVATGAGADLTTLRQHLAAARSNPMDQRGNDTYWTGKGLGRAARIAEIADQVGDTETRTAALNAIRSTLTDWLTAAPGETERLFYYDQRWGTLIGYPASYGSDQELNDHHFHYGYYIAAAATLAKFDPAWARQDQYGGMIDLLIRDANNYDRNDGRFPYLRDFDIYAGHDWASGHGAFASGNNQESSSEGMNFANALIQWGQATGNTAVRDAGIFIYTTQAAAIHEYWFDVNDENFPAAFGHNNVGMVWGDGGAYATWFSAEPEMIQGINLLPITGGHLYLGYHPNYNSLKYAELVRNNGGEPTVWQDMHWQFLALGDADAALAKLRANPGYTPEEGESRAHTFHWIRNLAALGRVDTGVTADHPMAAVFNRNGSRTYVASNISATPLTVRFSDGTQLSVAPGRTTTSGAHSWSGGSGGGGVSPSPTPTVTPTPTPTATPTPTPTPTGPPSGSPVRYLLSGGGLGAAGTAGTATVTSAGGANYDGTPRNPVVFTATGLNLNHTGGQTAFDLFLDAGTAVGNGVQARISYDLTGDGSWERVETYRYFATDPVAGWENYTQAAGLHSSTGALGNLRGGTVRVEVWSAIGNNPSTIGVGNRSVVRLPYS; the protein is encoded by the coding sequence ATGAGACCTCCCGTCCCACACCGCACCCACCACCGACTCCTGGCCGCCACCGCCACCGCGGCCCTCGTCCTCGGCGGCGGGCTCGCCGTCACCATCACCTCGGCGGCGCAGGCCGCGCCGGTCGGTGCCGGCAGCTACACCACCACCCCGGTCGGCCCACTCCCCGGTGGCTGCGGAAACATCGCCACCAACCCCCGGCAGTTCGCCACGGCCGCCGCCCCGCCGGGCCCGGTGCCCACCAACGACTGGTGGTCCTCGCTGCTCTGGAAGCGCCTCAACTGCTCCTTCAGCGAGCCGCTGCACGCGCACCCGGTCGCCTACCAGCCGGTGACCGACGGGCTCGGCTTCTCCGCCACCTCCACCGCCACCATCACCGGCACCGCTACCGGCGTAGGCGAGTTCAAGTACCCCTACGTGGAGGACATCCGGGTCGGGGTGGCCGGTCTCGCTGCCCCGAACGTGCTGGTGGACGACTGGACGGACTGGACCGTCACGCCGTACTGGAGCGACGGGTCACGGAGCCTGCGCGCGACGATCGGCCACGGCCTGCCCTTCACCTACTTCCGCACCACCGGCGGCGACGCGCTGATCAACGTGACCGGCGGCAGCCCCACGGTCTGGTCAAACAGCGGCACCACAGTCGGCTTCACCGTCCGTGGCCACGACTACGTCGCGTACGCCCCGACCGGCGCGACCTGGACCGTCAACGGCGGCCGGATCAGCTCCACCCTCGCCGGGCGGGGCTACTTCTCGGTCGCCCTGCTGCCGGCCACCGCCGACGCCAGCGCCCGCAGCCAACTCGCCAACACCTACCGCACGTACGCGCACGCCCACGTCACCGGCACCCGGGTCGCGTACAGCTACAACCAGTCGACAAGTCGGGTGGAGACCCGCTACGCCTTCACCACCACGCCACGGGAGGGCACCGAGACGCGGACCGTGGTCAGCCTCTACCCGCACCAGTGGAAGTCGCTTACCGGGGCCACCCCGATCGCCCAGACCTACCCGTCGGCGCGGGGCCGGATGAAGGTGCTCACCGGGGTCGCCGAGTTCCGGACCTCGATGCGGTTCCACGGCGTACTGCCCGAGGTGCCGGCGGTCGCCACCGGTGCCGGTGCCGACCTGACCACGCTGCGGCAACACCTCGCGGCAGCGCGGAGCAACCCGATGGACCAACGCGGCAACGACACCTACTGGACCGGCAAGGGGCTCGGCCGGGCGGCGCGGATCGCCGAGATCGCCGACCAGGTCGGCGACACCGAGACCCGGACCGCGGCGCTGAACGCCATCCGGTCCACGCTCACCGACTGGCTCACCGCAGCACCCGGCGAGACCGAGCGGCTGTTCTACTACGACCAGCGGTGGGGCACGCTGATCGGCTACCCCGCCTCGTACGGCTCCGACCAGGAACTCAACGACCACCACTTCCACTACGGCTACTACATCGCCGCCGCCGCGACGCTTGCCAAGTTCGACCCGGCCTGGGCCCGCCAGGACCAGTACGGCGGCATGATCGACCTGCTCATCCGGGACGCGAACAACTACGACCGCAACGACGGCCGCTTCCCGTACCTGCGTGACTTCGACATCTACGCCGGACACGACTGGGCCTCCGGGCACGGCGCCTTCGCCAGCGGCAACAACCAGGAGTCCTCGTCCGAGGGGATGAACTTCGCCAACGCCCTGATCCAGTGGGGCCAGGCCACCGGGAACACGGCCGTGCGGGACGCCGGCATCTTCATCTACACCACCCAGGCGGCGGCGATCCACGAGTACTGGTTCGACGTCAACGACGAGAACTTCCCCGCCGCCTTCGGGCACAACAACGTGGGCATGGTCTGGGGCGACGGCGGAGCGTACGCCACCTGGTTCAGCGCCGAACCGGAGATGATCCAGGGCATCAACCTGCTGCCGATCACCGGCGGTCACCTCTACCTGGGCTACCACCCGAACTACAACTCGCTCAAGTACGCCGAACTGGTGCGCAACAACGGCGGCGAACCGACGGTGTGGCAGGACATGCACTGGCAGTTCCTGGCCCTCGGCGACGCCGACGCCGCACTGGCCAAGCTGCGCGCCAACCCCGGCTACACCCCGGAGGAGGGTGAGAGCCGGGCACACACCTTCCACTGGATCCGCAACCTGGCCGCGCTGGGCCGGGTGGACACCGGGGTCACCGCCGACCACCCGATGGCCGCCGTGTTCAACCGCAACGGCTCCCGGACGTACGTGGCCAGCAACATCTCCGCCACTCCGCTGACCGTACGCTTCTCCGACGGAACGCAGCTCTCGGTAGCGCCGGGGCGTACCACGACCAGCGGTGCGCACAGTTGGAGCGGGGGCAGCGGCGGCGGGGGCGTCTCGCCGAGCCCGACGCCCACCGTCACGCCCACGCCCACGCCGACGGCCACGCCCACCCCCACCCCGACGCCGACCGGTCCGCCGTCCGGATCGCCGGTGCGTTACCTGCTGTCGGGCGGCGGCCTGGGTGCCGCCGGCACCGCCGGCACCGCCACCGTCACCAGTGCCGGGGGCGCCAACTACGACGGCACGCCGCGTAACCCGGTGGTCTTCACCGCGACCGGGCTGAACCTGAACCACACCGGCGGGCAGACCGCATTCGACCTGTTCCTGGACGCCGGCACGGCGGTCGGCAACGGCGTACAGGCCCGCATCTCGTACGACCTGACCGGCGACGGGTCCTGGGAACGGGTGGAGACGTACCGCTACTTCGCCACCGATCCGGTTGCCGGCTGGGAGAACTACACCCAGGCGGCCGGGCTGCACTCAAGCACCGGAGCCCTCGGCAACCTGCGCGGCGGCACCGTCCGGGTGGAGGTCTGGTCCGCCATCGGCAACAACCCCAGCACCATCGGCGTCGGCAACCGCTCGGTCGTCCGGCTGCCGTACAGCTGA
- a CDS encoding NB-ARC domain-containing protein, with amino-acid sequence MVATEVDVGIVIALREEMTYFAAELGVDLRPSTDSETGDIYYRFEVPSAGGLAACVAVVTGDMGPTHSALQTGKLLALFRPRIIVSIGIAGALASDLELGDVVVATTVDHYIESAKAGDVAGSVDLHFAGEVYRCNRLLINAARNLSYTHPGLVSKWAEHAASTLPNGTRPPTVHDGPIASAPVVVASLTFTASLVRRNRKYLAVEMESAGILAAVEETGATTRALVIRGISDRADPAKSTLDVQSGGRYRQAAMRNATSYLLALIKGPLGDRPAARRQDSDPGRPMLGGAALVGRENELARLVDALAPGSEVRIVTVTGEGGIGKTRLAKEYVNQVPPKAFDNVVWVDLGSTFTVEDVVGEISRASGIEGSTVRDSADLVKILSSRRDLVVLDNFESVASRAHLISILLMECPRLKFLITSRERLNLPGEQVMQLPPLAHRASSTSSPAVMLFLAGAKRIAPGREWNKDELLAVSEICSLVDCIPLAIEIVASHIDNFTVHDILNLLRDPSAAAHFLSEKSRPNAATQRGALESTFESSCRLLDPSQLRMLEEISHFSGGATLDALAGVVPHAEGAVGITEGVRVLMDRSLVRADTSGTTTRYYLLAPLRQYVLSKLATRPYSARVRSAHAEFFLETAASLRDPLYGSQQHILLDEAEADVWNHVAAHKWAVENGKLAAAMRVVSGLSRLWFVRNHVRTGESLANELDPDAPQIDAPTLADWLITRALLAWLRGRSRAADDMLQAAEGIAASAGKPHLAANAASNLGLVALFQGNRAEARSHYTRGQQIAAATDDRWNLAICKSGLGGVSHAEGDFDSALDLYMDGLDLFRNTGDSWSLGRILRRLMDVGVDLNDQHLVLSTASEAAALADLLKDAHAPAEIDRVLARNATRLGMTSEGIARYLRSAAVYVRLGRHRSAAKNLNDVTALLLQTGQIHAAGRARGVVHQILTDHERRDLTEELGEPSTTRDRVAFAVGFDAGFRGSPHSEIAGLLEAIGSGGSPD; translated from the coding sequence GTGGTTGCGACCGAGGTGGACGTAGGCATCGTGATCGCCCTTCGCGAGGAAATGACCTACTTTGCGGCCGAGTTGGGCGTCGACCTCCGTCCCTCCACCGATTCAGAAACCGGCGACATCTACTACCGCTTCGAAGTGCCGTCGGCGGGTGGCCTGGCTGCCTGTGTGGCGGTCGTAACGGGCGATATGGGTCCGACCCACTCGGCCCTCCAGACGGGTAAACTGCTGGCGCTCTTCAGGCCGCGGATAATTGTCTCCATCGGCATTGCCGGTGCGCTCGCCAGCGACCTGGAGCTTGGCGACGTGGTGGTGGCGACAACGGTGGACCACTACATCGAAAGTGCCAAGGCCGGGGATGTCGCGGGCAGCGTGGACCTGCACTTCGCAGGGGAAGTGTACCGGTGCAACCGGCTCTTGATAAACGCAGCCAGGAACCTCTCATACACCCATCCTGGACTCGTTTCGAAGTGGGCGGAGCACGCAGCCTCTACGCTTCCGAACGGCACCCGGCCGCCAACGGTGCATGACGGCCCGATCGCGTCGGCGCCGGTGGTCGTGGCATCCTTGACCTTCACCGCGTCACTCGTGCGACGGAATCGCAAGTACCTCGCCGTCGAGATGGAGAGCGCGGGAATCCTGGCAGCTGTCGAAGAAACCGGTGCCACCACGAGAGCCCTGGTGATCCGAGGAATCTCCGATCGGGCCGACCCGGCCAAGTCGACGCTGGATGTGCAGTCCGGGGGACGTTACCGGCAAGCAGCAATGCGCAACGCGACGAGCTATCTTCTCGCACTGATAAAAGGTCCGCTGGGAGATAGGCCGGCTGCCCGAAGGCAGGATTCCGATCCCGGTAGACCGATGCTTGGCGGCGCGGCGCTGGTGGGGAGAGAGAACGAGCTGGCTCGTCTCGTCGACGCCCTCGCCCCAGGAAGCGAGGTGCGGATCGTCACGGTCACGGGGGAGGGCGGCATCGGCAAGACCAGACTTGCCAAAGAGTACGTCAACCAGGTGCCGCCAAAGGCTTTTGACAACGTCGTGTGGGTCGATCTCGGTTCGACCTTCACCGTCGAGGACGTGGTCGGTGAGATCAGTCGCGCCTCTGGCATCGAGGGCTCGACTGTGCGGGACTCCGCAGATCTTGTCAAGATTCTCTCCAGTCGCCGCGACCTCGTTGTGCTGGACAACTTCGAGTCGGTCGCCAGCCGCGCGCACCTCATTTCCATACTATTAATGGAATGCCCACGGCTGAAATTTCTGATCACCTCCCGCGAGCGCCTCAATCTGCCCGGAGAGCAGGTGATGCAGCTACCGCCGTTGGCGCACCGGGCAAGTAGCACCAGTTCGCCGGCGGTGATGCTGTTCCTGGCCGGTGCCAAACGAATAGCACCCGGACGCGAGTGGAACAAAGACGAGCTACTTGCGGTATCCGAGATCTGCTCACTTGTCGACTGCATTCCGCTGGCGATCGAGATCGTGGCTTCGCACATCGACAACTTCACCGTCCACGACATACTCAACCTGCTGCGCGATCCGAGCGCTGCGGCACACTTCCTCAGCGAGAAGAGCCGCCCGAATGCTGCGACTCAGCGAGGTGCCCTGGAAAGCACATTCGAATCCAGCTGCCGACTCCTCGATCCCTCGCAGCTGCGTATGTTGGAGGAGATAAGCCACTTTTCTGGCGGCGCGACGCTGGACGCTCTTGCCGGGGTCGTGCCCCATGCAGAAGGTGCAGTCGGCATCACCGAGGGCGTTCGCGTGTTGATGGACCGCAGCCTGGTCAGGGCCGACACATCCGGCACGACGACTCGCTACTATCTCCTCGCACCACTGCGTCAGTACGTGTTGTCGAAGCTGGCAACCCGACCTTACAGCGCCCGGGTCCGCTCCGCGCATGCGGAATTCTTCCTGGAAACTGCCGCCTCGTTGCGCGACCCGCTCTACGGTTCGCAGCAGCATATCCTGCTGGACGAGGCAGAGGCTGACGTATGGAATCACGTAGCCGCCCACAAGTGGGCTGTCGAAAACGGAAAACTCGCGGCGGCCATGCGCGTGGTCTCGGGTTTGAGCAGACTGTGGTTCGTGCGCAATCACGTGCGTACCGGCGAATCGCTGGCCAACGAACTGGATCCGGACGCCCCGCAGATCGATGCCCCGACGCTAGCCGACTGGCTGATCACCAGGGCGTTGCTGGCGTGGTTGCGGGGTCGATCACGAGCTGCGGACGACATGCTTCAGGCTGCCGAAGGCATCGCGGCTTCGGCGGGCAAACCCCACCTGGCAGCAAACGCCGCAAGCAACCTCGGCCTGGTTGCCCTCTTTCAAGGCAATCGCGCGGAGGCTCGGAGCCACTACACCCGCGGCCAACAAATCGCTGCGGCCACCGACGATCGCTGGAATCTCGCCATCTGCAAGTCAGGTCTGGGCGGCGTCAGTCACGCCGAGGGAGACTTCGATTCGGCTCTCGATCTCTACATGGACGGACTCGACCTGTTCCGGAACACCGGAGACTCGTGGAGCCTCGGGCGCATTCTTCGACGTCTCATGGACGTCGGAGTCGACCTCAATGATCAGCACCTGGTCCTTTCGACCGCCTCGGAGGCGGCAGCTCTGGCGGATCTACTCAAGGATGCCCATGCGCCCGCCGAGATCGATCGGGTGCTTGCCCGAAACGCGACGCGGTTGGGCATGACCTCGGAAGGCATCGCTCGCTACTTACGAAGTGCAGCAGTTTACGTACGCTTGGGACGCCACCGATCGGCCGCCAAGAACCTCAACGACGTCACGGCTCTGCTACTTCAGACCGGGCAGATCCATGCGGCCGGGCGTGCTCGCGGGGTAGTTCACCAGATCCTCACAGACCACGAGCGTCGTGACCTGACCGAGGAGCTTGGGGAACCGTCAACGACTCGTGATCGGGTAGCTTTTGCGGTCGGGTTCGACGCTGGCTTCAGGGGTTCTCCGCATTCCGAGATAGCAGGTCTGCTGGAGGCGATCGGTTCGGGCGGTTCCCCTGACTAG
- a CDS encoding methyltransferase, with product MDDPRRPSPDHLTQQWLSQLMLSHCAEQAIYLISRLRIPDLVESGVDTIEAMAAETNIPSRPLRTLLDALEGIGIFARHTDGRYINTPASALLSSDSLSAEAARARYYGSSQVWNAWTRFDESIRSGKPAFELANGRPFYESLREDDELRAAFSTYIARVSQKSDAAGARSLELADARTVVDVGGGYGSFLVQLLRANPQVHGVLYDLPEVTEDAKRLLPADLVDRITVVGGDMRHSVPAGADVYVLKSVLCDWPDAEAGKVLHSCAAAMTGDARLITIERIASSVNDTGYERLMNLQMLLLFGGGGLRPLSEMRDLLESAHLSLTSATEITGNQSVLISQLAPPPPSGATSR from the coding sequence GTGGACGACCCCCGTCGACCTTCGCCCGACCATTTGACGCAGCAATGGCTGAGCCAGCTGATGCTCAGCCATTGCGCCGAGCAGGCAATCTACCTGATTTCGCGGCTACGCATTCCTGACCTTGTCGAATCGGGCGTCGACACCATCGAGGCCATGGCTGCCGAGACAAATATTCCCAGCCGTCCACTGCGGACGCTGCTCGACGCTCTGGAGGGTATCGGCATCTTCGCCAGACATACGGACGGTCGCTACATCAACACGCCAGCCTCCGCACTACTAAGCTCCGACTCGCTTTCCGCTGAGGCGGCGCGTGCCCGGTACTACGGTAGTAGCCAGGTCTGGAACGCCTGGACGAGGTTTGACGAGAGCATCCGTTCCGGAAAGCCTGCCTTTGAGTTGGCGAATGGCCGCCCGTTCTACGAGTCGCTACGCGAGGACGACGAACTCCGCGCAGCTTTCAGCACCTACATCGCACGGGTCTCGCAAAAATCCGATGCCGCTGGGGCTCGGAGCCTGGAGCTGGCCGATGCCCGAACCGTCGTGGACGTGGGCGGAGGATACGGCTCGTTTCTCGTACAGCTGCTCCGGGCGAACCCACAGGTCCACGGCGTTCTGTACGATCTCCCCGAGGTGACCGAGGATGCCAAACGGCTCCTCCCGGCCGACCTGGTGGACCGCATCACCGTCGTCGGTGGAGACATGCGGCATTCGGTACCGGCCGGAGCAGACGTCTACGTACTCAAGTCGGTCCTCTGCGACTGGCCCGACGCCGAAGCTGGGAAAGTTCTGCACTCCTGCGCTGCCGCGATGACCGGAGATGCCCGCCTGATCACGATTGAGCGCATTGCCAGCTCGGTGAATGACACCGGTTACGAGCGGCTGATGAATCTACAGATGCTGCTGCTCTTTGGCGGCGGAGGACTGCGCCCCCTCAGCGAGATGCGGGACCTACTGGAGTCGGCGCACCTGAGCCTGACCTCAGCAACCGAGATCACGGGTAACCAGTCGGTCCTGATCTCGCAGCTGGCCCCGCCTCCACCGTCGGGCGCGACGTCTCGCTAG
- a CDS encoding tRNA adenosine deaminase-associated protein, which produces MSYFAAAVVREKGGWTAAELNLRGAADVDEVAERLRDVAPDADISLLFVEADDTYLVILRLDEGEDLRVFGSDSAFAEESRLGNLLIGDLKTSVTGLDDTEEARPVVAAGDDDTEQPAIDPEADPVGEADLLADLGIPAQRLLALCTHEGMMPADVTADLCQVLGCVDDVEELREV; this is translated from the coding sequence GTGTCGTACTTCGCTGCGGCCGTCGTACGCGAGAAGGGCGGCTGGACGGCCGCCGAACTGAACCTGCGGGGTGCCGCCGACGTCGACGAGGTGGCCGAGCGCCTGCGCGACGTGGCACCCGACGCCGACATCTCCCTGCTCTTCGTCGAAGCGGACGACACCTACCTGGTCATCCTGCGCCTCGACGAGGGGGAGGACCTGCGGGTGTTCGGCTCGGACTCGGCCTTCGCCGAGGAATCCCGGCTGGGCAACCTGCTGATCGGCGACCTCAAGACCTCGGTCACCGGGCTCGACGACACCGAGGAGGCGCGTCCGGTCGTCGCCGCCGGTGACGACGACACCGAACAGCCCGCCATCGACCCGGAGGCGGACCCGGTCGGCGAGGCGGACCTGCTTGCCGATCTGGGCATCCCCGCGCAGCGGCTGCTCGCCCTCTGCACCCACGAGGGAATGATGCCGGCCGACGTCACCGCCGACCTGTGCCAGGTGTTGGGCTGCGTCGACGACGTCGAGGAACTGCGTGAGGTCTGA
- a CDS encoding hotdog domain-containing protein: MSHALAEPAAVEYGHVEHAMVHFDDLDAMGLLHNARYAVLLERALTAYWSERGVAYRNGAATTPDVFHAVREFTITYRAPITGTGPVAVHFWLEHLGTSSAGYAFRFHSLDGTTAYAEGRRAVVRLDPATLRPAPWTATARAVASTLLRSA, encoded by the coding sequence ATGAGTCACGCCCTCGCCGAACCCGCCGCCGTCGAGTACGGCCACGTCGAGCACGCCATGGTCCACTTCGACGATCTCGACGCCATGGGGCTCCTGCACAACGCCCGGTACGCGGTGCTGCTGGAGCGGGCGCTCACCGCGTACTGGTCGGAGCGGGGGGTGGCCTACCGCAACGGAGCCGCCACCACGCCCGACGTCTTCCACGCGGTCCGCGAGTTCACCATCACCTACCGGGCACCGATCACCGGCACCGGGCCGGTCGCCGTGCACTTCTGGCTGGAGCACCTGGGCACCAGCAGCGCCGGGTACGCCTTCCGGTTCCACTCGCTCGACGGCACCACCGCGTACGCCGAGGGCCGACGGGCCGTGGTGCGGCTCGATCCGGCCACCCTGCGGCCGGCCCCGTGGACCGCGACGGCACGGGCCGTGGCCAGCACGTTGCTCCGCTCCGCCTGA
- a CDS encoding TetR/AcrR family transcriptional regulator: MTSDGRLARGARTRTAVLDAAVSLASSEGLDGLSLGHLADSLGVSKSGLFAHWRSKEALQLATIDRAVAQWQERIIDPALRAPRGVRRIRALHEARIDFYATQVLPGGCFFATTEFEFNARPGAVRDRLVEVFAGWAGFLERLVEQAIEIGELPAHTDPALLAYEIDSFGIAAAMRSRMLDPDSTYRLARHGVLHRLRALCPDPNLLPEGPS, encoded by the coding sequence ATGACCAGCGACGGCCGACTCGCCCGCGGTGCGCGCACCCGCACCGCCGTACTGGATGCCGCCGTGAGTCTGGCCTCCAGCGAGGGTCTCGACGGGCTCTCCCTCGGGCACCTCGCCGACTCCCTCGGCGTGAGCAAGTCCGGCCTCTTCGCGCACTGGCGCTCCAAGGAGGCGCTCCAGCTCGCCACCATCGACCGGGCCGTGGCGCAGTGGCAGGAACGGATCATCGACCCGGCGCTGCGCGCACCCCGAGGGGTACGCCGGATCCGGGCGCTGCACGAGGCCCGGATCGACTTCTACGCCACCCAGGTCCTCCCCGGTGGCTGCTTCTTCGCCACCACCGAGTTCGAGTTCAACGCCCGACCGGGCGCGGTCCGGGATCGCCTGGTCGAGGTCTTCGCCGGCTGGGCCGGTTTCCTGGAACGGCTCGTCGAGCAGGCGATCGAGATCGGTGAGCTGCCCGCCCACACCGACCCGGCGCTGCTCGCGTACGAGATCGACTCATTCGGGATCGCTGCCGCGATGCGCTCCCGGATGTTGGACCCGGACAGCACCTACCGGCTCGCCCGGCACGGCGTGCTGCACCGGCTGCGGGCACTCTGCCCGGATCCGAACCTGCTACCGGAAGGCCCGTCATGA
- a CDS encoding nucleoside deaminase: MRRALAVAVTGPDLPDVVPGRDGDADDVPVGAVLYGPDGTELAIGRNERELTGDPTAHAEVLALRRAAHRTGRWRLDGCTLVVTLEPCTMCAGALVLARVSTVVFGAWEPKTGAAGSLWDVLRDRRLNHRPEVYGGVLETEAAAILRAFFR; the protein is encoded by the coding sequence ATGCGCCGGGCCCTGGCGGTCGCCGTCACCGGCCCGGACCTGCCGGATGTGGTGCCCGGCAGGGACGGCGACGCAGACGACGTGCCGGTTGGCGCGGTGCTCTACGGCCCGGACGGCACGGAGTTGGCGATCGGCCGCAACGAACGCGAGCTGACCGGCGACCCGACCGCGCACGCCGAGGTGCTGGCGCTGCGGCGGGCGGCACACCGGACGGGCCGCTGGCGGTTGGACGGCTGCACCCTGGTGGTGACCCTGGAGCCGTGCACCATGTGCGCCGGCGCGCTGGTGCTGGCCCGGGTCTCGACAGTGGTCTTCGGCGCCTGGGAGCCGAAGACGGGCGCGGCCGGCTCGCTCTGGGACGTGCTGCGGGACCGCCGGCTCAACCATCGCCCGGAGGTGTACGGCGGCGTCCTGGAGACCGAGGCCGCCGCCATCCTGCGCGCCTTCTTCCGCTGA
- the deoD gene encoding purine-nucleoside phosphorylase, whose protein sequence is MSTHIGAKPGEIAERVLMPGDPLRAKWIAETYLEGANCYSTVRGMLGFTGRWNGVEVSVQGSGMGMPSASIYAHELVNEYGVTSLIRVGSCGALTEDLQLRDVIAASGSSTDSNMNRVRFDGLIDYAPVADFGLLRTSVEVAERRGIAMRVGPILAADAFYTDRPDLYDRLADYGVLAVEMESAALYTIAARFKARALTLLTVSDHIKTGAKTTSQEREQTFSQMVEIALDTIVA, encoded by the coding sequence ATGAGTACGCACATCGGCGCGAAGCCGGGCGAGATCGCCGAGCGGGTCCTGATGCCGGGTGACCCCCTGCGGGCCAAGTGGATCGCGGAGACCTACCTCGAGGGCGCGAACTGCTACTCGACGGTCCGGGGGATGCTGGGCTTCACCGGCCGTTGGAACGGGGTCGAGGTCTCCGTGCAGGGCTCCGGGATGGGCATGCCCTCCGCCTCGATCTACGCGCACGAGCTGGTAAACGAGTACGGCGTGACGTCGCTGATCCGGGTCGGCTCGTGCGGGGCGCTGACCGAGGACCTGCAACTGCGGGACGTGATCGCGGCGAGTGGATCGTCCACCGACTCGAACATGAACCGGGTGCGCTTCGACGGGCTGATCGACTATGCCCCGGTCGCCGATTTCGGGCTGCTGCGTACCTCGGTGGAGGTGGCCGAGCGGCGCGGCATCGCGATGCGGGTGGGGCCGATCCTGGCCGCGGACGCCTTCTACACCGACCGGCCGGACCTTTACGACCGGCTGGCCGACTACGGGGTGTTGGCGGTGGAGATGGAGTCGGCCGCGCTCTACACCATCGCTGCCCGGTTCAAGGCCCGCGCGCTGACCCTGTTGACGGTCAGCGACCACATCAAGACCGGCGCGAAGACGACCTCCCAGGAGCGGGAGCAGACCTTCAGCCAGATGGTGGAGATCGCCCTGGACACGATCGTCGCCTGA